In Pseudobacter ginsenosidimutans, the following are encoded in one genomic region:
- a CDS encoding transposase — MANQNHKIWLFVHVIVTVHERRPLLKKPIRTVLFAHLQQDASAKGTKVTAVNGVEDHLHLLIQLHPAQNLLQVMKALKTEASGWINNSNLLTEPFEWEENFAAYTVSPSGVKQVADFIGKQEEYHKTKSLESELEVFDKVQL, encoded by the coding sequence GTGGCGAATCAAAACCATAAGATCTGGCTCTTTGTTCATGTGATCGTAACCGTTCATGAACGCAGGCCATTACTGAAGAAACCCATCCGTACCGTATTGTTTGCGCACCTGCAGCAAGACGCGTCTGCAAAGGGAACCAAAGTAACGGCAGTGAACGGCGTGGAAGACCATCTGCATTTGCTGATACAATTGCATCCTGCGCAGAATCTCCTGCAGGTAATGAAAGCCCTCAAAACGGAAGCGTCCGGCTGGATCAACAATTCCAATCTGCTGACAGAACCGTTTGAATGGGAGGAGAACTTTGCCGCCTACACGGTAAGTCCTTCAGGAGTGAAGCAGGTAGCGGATTTCATCGGCAAGCAGGAAGAATACCATAAGACCAAATCGCTCGAAAGCGAACTGGAAGTTTTCGATAAAGTACAACTATAG
- a CDS encoding chorismate mutase: MTVSETTMKETVQATWKKRPLIISGPCSAETEEQVLETAQRLAKTGKVNMLRAGIWKPRTRPGSFEGIGTKGLPWMQQAKKLTGLPITVEVATAKQVEDALHFDVDVLWIGARTTVNPFSVQEVADALKGVKLPVLIKNPINPDLELWTGAVERVAKAGIDQIGLIHRGFSAYGNSEYRNAPMWHLAIEMKRRNPELPFINDPSHICGRRDILLDVMQKAVNLDYDGFIIESHIDPDKAWSDAKQQVTPERLAEMLDEIVWRKEDSASEEFHAALEKLRQQINHLDDELMQILGQRMKVAEQIGLYKKNNEITILQTNRWNEILERAFKQGDKLGLSKEFITKYFDAVHMESINHQNKIMND; this comes from the coding sequence ATGACAGTTAGTGAAACAACCATGAAGGAAACAGTGCAGGCAACCTGGAAGAAACGTCCCCTGATCATTTCAGGCCCCTGTAGCGCAGAAACCGAAGAGCAGGTGCTGGAAACAGCGCAGCGTCTCGCAAAAACCGGAAAAGTGAACATGCTCCGCGCCGGTATCTGGAAACCCCGTACACGTCCCGGTTCCTTCGAAGGCATCGGCACCAAGGGACTTCCCTGGATGCAACAGGCAAAGAAACTTACCGGTCTCCCCATCACCGTGGAAGTGGCCACCGCCAAACAGGTGGAAGATGCGCTTCACTTTGATGTAGACGTGCTCTGGATCGGCGCCCGCACCACTGTTAACCCCTTCAGCGTACAGGAAGTGGCTGATGCACTCAAAGGTGTGAAACTGCCTGTACTGATCAAGAATCCCATCAACCCCGACCTCGAATTGTGGACCGGCGCTGTTGAACGCGTAGCTAAGGCAGGGATCGACCAGATCGGTCTGATCCACCGCGGATTCAGCGCATACGGTAACTCCGAATACCGCAATGCCCCCATGTGGCACCTCGCCATCGAAATGAAACGCCGCAATCCCGAGCTTCCCTTCATCAATGACCCTTCGCATATCTGTGGAAGAAGAGATATCCTCCTGGACGTAATGCAGAAAGCTGTGAACCTCGACTACGACGGATTCATCATCGAATCTCATATCGACCCCGACAAAGCCTGGAGCGATGCCAAACAACAGGTAACGCCCGAGCGCCTCGCTGAAATGCTCGACGAGATCGTTTGGAGAAAAGAAGATTCCGCCTCCGAAGAATTCCATGCAGCCCTCGAAAAGCTCCGCCAGCAGATCAACCACCTGGATGATGAACTGATGCAGATCCTCGGACAGCGTATGAAAGTGGCAGAACAGATCGGCTTGTACAAAAAGAACAACGAGATCACCATCCTGCAAACCAACCGCTGGAACGAGATCCTGGAGCGCGCCTTCAAACAGGGTGATAAGCTCGGCCTGAGCAAAGAATTCATCACAAAGTATTTCGACGCTGTGCACATGGAAAGTATCAACCACCAGAACAAGATCATGAACGATTAA
- a CDS encoding pyridoxal phosphate-dependent aminotransferase, which produces MITTSKRLEGIGEYYFSQKLREIDGLNQQGKQIINLGIGSPDLPPHPDVIKTLQEESAKPNVHAYQSYKGSPVLRKAVADWYATWYKVELNPDTEILPLIGSKEGIMHICMTYLDAGDMALIPNPGYPTYSSAVKLAGGTTVPYELTEENNWFPDLEQLGKEVTALNQQSKGTVKLMWVNYPQMPTGKLPEASLFKQLVAFGKQHNILICHDNPYSFILNDEPTSLLSVEGAKDCVVELNSLSKSQNMAGWRVGTLCGAKERIDEVLRFKSNMDSGMFLPLQLAAATALGLPKEWYDQVNSIYRARRTKVFELLTLLNCVYDESQAGMFVWAKIPAGYKDGFALSDEVLYNANVFITPGGIFGNAGNPYVRVSLCSSEEKLQQSIDRVQHFLTTAKVTA; this is translated from the coding sequence ATGATAACTACCTCCAAAAGATTAGAAGGAATTGGTGAATACTATTTCTCACAAAAGCTCAGGGAAATAGACGGCCTCAATCAGCAGGGCAAACAGATCATCAATCTTGGCATCGGTTCTCCTGATCTGCCGCCGCATCCTGATGTGATCAAGACCCTGCAGGAGGAAAGCGCCAAGCCTAACGTGCATGCCTATCAATCTTACAAGGGATCTCCCGTGCTGCGCAAGGCAGTGGCAGACTGGTATGCAACATGGTACAAAGTAGAACTGAACCCTGATACCGAGATCCTGCCGCTGATCGGCAGCAAGGAAGGCATTATGCATATCTGCATGACCTACCTGGATGCAGGCGATATGGCCCTCATTCCCAATCCCGGTTATCCTACCTACAGCAGCGCTGTGAAGCTCGCAGGCGGAACTACTGTTCCCTACGAGCTTACAGAGGAAAATAACTGGTTCCCTGACCTGGAGCAACTCGGAAAGGAAGTAACTGCGCTTAACCAACAGAGTAAGGGCACAGTGAAACTGATGTGGGTGAACTATCCGCAGATGCCAACCGGCAAATTGCCTGAAGCATCTCTTTTCAAACAACTGGTGGCTTTCGGCAAACAACATAATATTTTGATCTGTCATGATAATCCATACAGCTTCATTTTGAATGATGAACCAACCAGTTTGCTCAGTGTGGAAGGCGCGAAGGATTGCGTGGTGGAACTGAACAGCCTGAGCAAAAGTCAGAACATGGCAGGCTGGAGAGTAGGCACACTCTGCGGCGCCAAAGAGCGCATCGATGAAGTGCTGCGCTTCAAAAGCAATATGGACAGCGGCATGTTCCTGCCTTTGCAACTGGCGGCAGCTACTGCGCTAGGTCTTCCGAAAGAATGGTACGATCAGGTGAACAGCATTTATCGCGCGCGCAGAACAAAAGTGTTTGAGTTACTCACGCTGCTGAATTGCGTGTACGATGAAAGCCAGGCAGGCATGTTCGTTTGGGCGAAGATCCCGGCAGGATATAAAGATGGATTTGCTTTGAGTGATGAAGTATTGTACAATGCCAATGTATTCATCACGCCCGGCGGCATCTTCGGCAATGCCGGCAATCCATATGTGCGCGTGAGCCTCTGCAGCAGTGAAGAAAAACTGCAACAGAGCATCGATCGCGTGCAGCATTTCTTAACAACAGCAAAAGTTACAGCATAG
- a CDS encoding DEAD/DEAH box helicase, with protein MTTFDALGLDARLVQATDALGYKNPTPIQEQAIPVLLSGTKDLVGLAQTGTGKTAAFGLPLLHLVEEKQRHPQALVVCPTRELCLQIVTELEGFKKFLPQMYVAAVYGGASIGQQIRELKRGVQIVVATPGRLIDLIERKAINLEEIKYVVLDEADEMLNMGFKDDIEFILQNTPNREATWLFSATMPPEIKRVSKRYMKEPFEITVGKVNTANKNIDHQYYVTSAQHRYQALKRLIDFNPGIYGIIFTRTKADAQEIAEKLTREGYDIDALHGDLTQQQRDKVMGEFREKTLQLLIATDVAARGIDVKDITHVINYELPDDVEVYTHRSGRTGRAGNTGICMSIVHVRETGKMRQIQSIVQAPFHKLEIPSGKDVCRKQFYHFMDKLLQTDISHGDYETYVPMLEEKFADMTKEEVLKRVAAMEFDRFLKYYENAEDLNVRPDARRERTLDRGQDRGRFERNGDRNARRDTRGREFGGGGDYARLFVNLGTKDGFYKASFLQFILDMSDLRKDVLGRIDMKEMNSWIEIDKRAAQQMIRAIDGKNYKGRRIRMNDADSRR; from the coding sequence ATGACGACTTTCGACGCGTTGGGTTTAGACGCCAGGTTGGTACAGGCTACCGATGCACTTGGCTATAAAAACCCGACACCTATTCAGGAACAAGCGATTCCTGTGTTGCTCAGCGGCACCAAAGACCTGGTGGGGCTGGCACAGACCGGTACGGGGAAAACAGCCGCATTCGGATTGCCTTTACTGCACCTTGTAGAAGAGAAACAGAGACACCCCCAGGCGCTGGTAGTTTGCCCTACAAGAGAATTGTGCCTCCAGATCGTTACCGAACTGGAAGGTTTCAAGAAATTCCTGCCCCAGATGTATGTGGCCGCAGTGTACGGCGGAGCATCCATCGGGCAACAGATCAGGGAACTGAAAAGAGGCGTGCAGATAGTGGTGGCAACACCCGGCCGCCTGATTGACCTGATCGAACGCAAAGCGATCAATCTCGAAGAGATCAAATATGTGGTGCTGGATGAGGCTGATGAAATGCTGAACATGGGTTTCAAGGATGATATCGAATTCATCCTTCAGAATACCCCTAACCGTGAGGCCACCTGGCTCTTCAGCGCTACCATGCCACCGGAGATCAAACGTGTTAGCAAACGCTACATGAAGGAACCATTCGAGATCACGGTAGGAAAGGTGAACACCGCCAACAAGAATATCGATCACCAGTACTATGTTACCTCTGCACAGCACAGGTACCAGGCGCTGAAAAGACTGATCGATTTCAACCCGGGTATCTATGGGATCATCTTTACCCGTACCAAGGCAGACGCACAGGAGATTGCCGAAAAACTTACCCGCGAAGGCTACGATATCGATGCACTGCATGGAGATCTGACACAGCAGCAACGCGATAAGGTAATGGGCGAATTCCGTGAAAAGACCTTACAGCTCTTAATTGCAACGGATGTGGCCGCAAGGGGTATCGACGTAAAAGATATCACGCATGTGATCAATTACGAGTTACCGGATGATGTGGAAGTGTATACGCACCGCAGTGGCCGTACAGGACGCGCTGGTAATACCGGTATCTGTATGTCGATTGTGCATGTACGTGAAACCGGCAAGATGCGCCAGATCCAATCCATCGTTCAGGCGCCATTCCACAAGCTGGAGATCCCCAGCGGAAAGGATGTTTGCCGCAAGCAGTTCTACCATTTCATGGACAAACTGCTGCAGACCGATATCAGCCATGGCGACTATGAAACCTATGTTCCCATGCTGGAAGAGAAGTTCGCAGACATGACCAAGGAAGAAGTGCTGAAGCGCGTGGCAGCCATGGAGTTCGACCGCTTCCTCAAATACTATGAGAACGCAGAAGACCTCAATGTTCGTCCGGATGCACGCAGGGAAAGAACCTTGGACCGTGGACAGGACCGCGGACGTTTCGAGCGCAATGGCGACAGGAATGCCCGCCGGGATACACGTGGCCGTGAGTTCGGCGGTGGTGGAGATTATGCCCGCCTTTTTGTGAACCTCGGCACCAAGGACGGCTTCTATAAGGCCAGTTTCCTCCAGTTCATCCTGGATATGAGCGATCTCAGAAAAGATGTGCTCGGCAGGATCGATATGAAAGAAATGAACAGCTGGATCGAGATCGATAAACGTGCAGCACAACAAATGATCCGCGCCATCGATGGCAAGAACTACAAGGGTAGAAGGATCAGAATGAACGACGCAGACAGCAGACGATAA
- the aroB gene encoding 3-dehydroquinate synthase: MQKKSCQFSSKKVDYYFDADFTMLEKLAGKEHTVIITDENIFQAQAKKFKGWNCIVLKPGEAFKVQATVDSVIEQLIESGADRKTTLVGVGGGVVTDITGYVAAIYMRGIRCGFVPSTILAMVDASIGGKNGVDVGIYKNLVGTIRQPDFLLYDYSLLKTLPDAEWINGFAEIIKHSCIRDLAMFKELESKKLNFYKKDKSALGKLILRNAMLKSKVVEKDEFEQGDRRLLNFGHTLGHAIENMYELSHGQAISIGMTAACHLSAALAGFKETERVVKVLSQYGLPTYAEYDHNAAFEVLKKDKKKERTSMNYVLLEKIGKGIVQQIPMNQLQTLIQELPA, encoded by the coding sequence ATGCAAAAAAAATCATGTCAGTTCTCATCAAAGAAGGTTGATTACTACTTCGATGCTGACTTCACCATGCTGGAAAAACTGGCAGGGAAGGAGCATACAGTGATCATCACCGATGAGAATATATTTCAGGCCCAGGCAAAAAAGTTCAAAGGCTGGAACTGCATCGTACTCAAACCCGGTGAAGCATTCAAAGTGCAGGCAACGGTAGACAGTGTGATAGAACAACTCATCGAATCCGGTGCCGACCGCAAGACAACTCTGGTTGGCGTTGGCGGTGGTGTTGTAACAGATATCACCGGTTATGTAGCGGCTATCTATATGCGTGGGATCCGTTGCGGCTTCGTCCCTTCCACCATACTCGCGATGGTGGATGCCAGTATCGGCGGCAAGAACGGCGTAGATGTTGGAATCTACAAGAATCTTGTAGGGACTATCCGTCAACCGGATTTCCTGCTTTACGATTACAGCCTGCTGAAAACCTTACCGGACGCTGAATGGATCAACGGCTTTGCCGAGATCATCAAACACAGTTGTATCAGGGATCTTGCCATGTTCAAAGAGCTGGAAAGCAAAAAACTGAACTTCTACAAAAAAGATAAATCTGCATTGGGCAAACTCATTCTCCGCAATGCCATGCTCAAATCGAAAGTGGTGGAAAAGGATGAGTTTGAACAGGGCGACCGCCGCCTGCTGAACTTTGGACATACACTTGGGCATGCAATCGAGAATATGTATGAACTGTCACATGGCCAGGCTATTTCCATCGGAATGACGGCTGCCTGTCATTTATCGGCTGCCCTGGCGGGTTTCAAAGAAACGGAAAGAGTAGTGAAAGTATTGAGCCAGTATGGCCTGCCTACTTATGCCGAATATGATCACAATGCAGCATTCGAAGTGTTGAAGAAAGATAAGAAGAAGGAAAGAACGAGCATGAATTATGTGTTGTTGGAAAAGATCGGAAAAGGGATCGTACAACAGATCCCGATGAATCAATTGCAAACATTAATCCAGGAATTACCGGCATGA
- a CDS encoding prephenate dehydratase — MSTKVSIQGYEGSFHQVAAQQYFGKDVEVIPCATFREVVKIAGNKKESDGGVMAIENSIAGSILPNYSLLQKSSLRIVGEVYLPIKQHLLVNPGVQLEDIREVHSHHMAIQQCLEYLDKYDWKLVETEDTALSAKKLHQHKSKHIAAIASKLAADLFELDVITPNIHTMKSNYTRFLVIQREDIAETVADANKASVNFNTDHSRGSLARVLTRIADGGINLSKLQSFPIPGSDWQYSFHADMEFDTLDQFETVISQIKPITTELKVYGVYKKGKAIV; from the coding sequence ATGTCAACAAAAGTCTCGATACAAGGATACGAAGGCAGTTTTCACCAGGTAGCCGCCCAGCAATACTTCGGAAAGGATGTTGAAGTGATACCCTGCGCCACATTCCGCGAAGTGGTGAAGATCGCGGGCAATAAAAAGGAATCGGATGGCGGCGTAATGGCCATCGAAAATTCCATTGCCGGCAGCATCCTCCCCAACTACAGCTTATTGCAGAAAAGCAGTCTCCGCATCGTAGGAGAAGTTTACCTCCCCATCAAACAACATCTTTTAGTGAACCCCGGCGTACAACTGGAAGATATACGCGAAGTTCACAGTCACCATATGGCCATTCAGCAATGCCTGGAATACCTGGACAAATACGACTGGAAGCTGGTGGAAACAGAAGACACTGCACTCAGTGCAAAAAAACTACACCAGCACAAAAGCAAACATATTGCGGCCATCGCCAGCAAACTGGCGGCCGACCTCTTCGAACTGGATGTGATTACTCCCAATATCCACACCATGAAAAGCAATTACACGCGCTTCCTGGTGATCCAACGGGAAGATATAGCCGAAACTGTAGCAGACGCCAATAAAGCATCTGTGAATTTCAATACAGACCACAGCAGGGGAAGCCTCGCACGCGTGCTCACCCGCATCGCAGACGGAGGCATCAACCTCAGCAAACTGCAAAGTTTCCCTATTCCGGGAAGCGACTGGCAGTACAGCTTTCATGCTGACATGGAATTCGATACCCTTGACCAGTTCGAAACCGTGATCAGCCAGATCAAACCCATCACCACCGAACTCAAAGTTTACGGTGTTTACAAAAAAGGCAAAGCGATCGTATGA
- a CDS encoding prephenate dehydrogenase has protein sequence MFNAVTIVGVGLIGGSFSLALKNLGLTKKVIGVSRTKSSADKALGLGLIDEAMSLEDAVRNSDLIYVAIPVDTTIPVMKQIMDLVTDKQIVVDAGSTKSVLCASLKDHPMRHRFVATHPMWGTEYSGPEAAVQDAFTGRTCVICEKEKSDPVIVDIIENVYRQLGMRLSYMDADSHDMHAAYVSHISHITSFALANTVLEKEKEEDAIFELAGGGFESTVRLAKSNPAMWVPIFMQNKEHVLDVLNEHISQLRKFKSCLEKENFEYLQELIEQANKIRRIIK, from the coding sequence ATGTTCAATGCAGTTACCATAGTAGGTGTGGGCCTGATCGGCGGATCCTTCAGCCTGGCGTTGAAGAATCTCGGCCTCACCAAAAAAGTGATCGGCGTCAGCCGCACCAAATCCAGCGCCGATAAAGCGCTCGGGCTCGGATTGATCGATGAAGCCATGAGCCTCGAAGACGCAGTCCGCAACAGCGATCTCATCTACGTTGCCATCCCGGTAGATACTACCATCCCTGTGATGAAACAGATCATGGACCTGGTGACCGATAAACAAATAGTGGTGGATGCGGGCTCTACAAAATCTGTACTCTGTGCATCACTGAAAGATCATCCGATGCGTCATCGTTTTGTAGCCACTCACCCGATGTGGGGTACCGAGTACAGCGGTCCGGAAGCAGCGGTACAGGACGCGTTCACCGGCAGGACCTGCGTGATCTGTGAGAAAGAAAAAAGCGATCCCGTGATCGTGGATATCATCGAGAACGTGTACCGTCAGCTGGGTATGCGCCTGAGCTATATGGATGCAGACAGTCATGATATGCACGCAGCCTATGTGAGCCATATCTCCCATATCACTTCTTTTGCCCTGGCCAATACGGTGCTGGAAAAAGAGAAGGAGGAAGATGCCATCTTCGAACTGGCAGGCGGTGGTTTCGAAAGCACTGTGAGGCTGGCCAAGAGTAACCCTGCTATGTGGGTGCCGATCTTCATGCAGAACAAAGAGCATGTGCTGGATGTATTGAACGAGCATATCAGTCAGCTCCGGAAATTCAAATCCTGCCTGGAAAAGGAGAACTTCGAGTACCTGCAGGAACTGATAGAGCAGGCCAATAAAATCAGGAGGATCATCAAATGA